The Humulus lupulus chromosome 3, drHumLupu1.1, whole genome shotgun sequence genome window below encodes:
- the LOC133825038 gene encoding uncharacterized protein LOC133825038 produces the protein MNKGKIFKLAKGFHGRAKNCIRIARERVEKALQYSYRDCRNKKRDMRSLWIQRINAGTHQHGVNYGNFMHGLMKENIELNRKVLSELSMHEPYSFKFWLNFIVFFMIDCM, from the exons ATGAACAAGGGTAAGATTTTTAAGCTAGCAAAGGGGTTCCATGGAAGGGCGAAGAATTGCATAAGAATAGCAAGAGAGAGGGTGGAAAAGGCATTGCAGTATTCCTATCGAGATTGTCGGAACAAGAAGCGAGACATGCGCTCTCTCTGGATCCAGCGGATAAACGCTGGCACTCACCAACATGGG GTTAATTATGGCAACTTCATGCATGGGCTTATGAAAGAAAACATTGAGCTGAATAGGAAAGTTCTGTCTGAGTTATCTATGCACGAACCATACAGTTTCAAGTTTTGGCTGAATTTCATTGTTTTTTTTATGATAGACTGCATGTGA
- the LOC133825039 gene encoding uncharacterized protein LOC133825039 produces MVEAKYTEQLEAAEKKNTELLEQQAKLAEELQQHQATLTKAIETKEKYKEASKLQDDLVISRKETERLEECIKELKETNANNLEKYKGATFKCFYMFWKNNRGENFSYLPDCMRQFELNRCLACLEEEDRAKVPASPKISLATGIDGVGEESIAKLPQSSYLRNFRLFD; encoded by the exons ATGGTCGAGGCCAAATACACTGAGCAGCTCGAGGCAGCCGAGAAGAAAAACACTGAACTGCTCGAACAGCAGGCCAAGCTGGCCGAAGAGCTGCAACAGCACCAGGCTACCTTGACCAAAGCCATTGAAActaaagagaagtacaaggaagcctctAAGCTTCAAGATGATTTGGTCATCAGCAGAAAGGAGACTGAGAGGTTGGAGGAATGCATCAAAGAGCTCAAGGAGACCAATGCTAataacttggagaagtacaagggaGCCACTTTTAAGTGCTTCTATATGTTCTGGAAGAATAATCGCGGGGAAAACTTTAGCTATCTACCAGACTGTATGAGGCAATTTGAGCTAAACAGGTGTCTGGCTTGCCTTGAAGAGGAGGATAGAGCCAAAGTTCCAGCATCCCCCAAAATCTCTTTGGCTACGGGCATCGATGGCGTAGGCGAGGAA TCTATTGCGAAACTGCCTCAAAGTTCTTACTTAAGGAACTTCAGACTTTTTGACTGA